Genomic window (Kosakonia sp. BYX6):
CGGGAACAAATTACTTCACTGTCGACCAGGGTGCCGTCACAGTCGAAAAACACCGCTTCTATGTGGGACATGCCATTTCCTGTTATTGCAAGTTTACCGTTTACTTAACGCAGATTGCGGGACGCAATCGTTGCCGTATAAGCAAAATCAATGAAAAAAAGTGTGTGATAACCGTCAACATTGTCTCATTTTGGTATAGGATAGCGACGAATTTTCCCTCCTATTCCGGAAATTGATAATGAGCCAACAACAGACTTCCCAGGCATCGAGCCAGGGGTTGCTTGACCGCGTGTTTAAACTGCGTGCGCATGGCACGACGGCACGCACCGAAGTGATCGCCGGTTTCACGACGTTTTTGACGATGGTCTATATCGTTTTTGTTAACCCCCAAATTTTGGGCGTCGCGGGAATGGATACCAGCGCAGTTTTTGTCACCACCTGTCTGATTGCTGCATTCGGTAGCATCCTGATGGGTCTGGTTGCCAACCTGCCGGTGGCACTGGCGCCGGCGATGGGTCTGAACGCGTTCTTCGCGTTCGTGGTGGTTGGCGCAATGGGTCTGTCCTGGCAGATTGGGATGGGCGCGATTTTCTGGGGTGCGGTAGGTCTGTTGTTGCTGACCCTTTTCCGCGTGCGTTACTGGATGATTGCCAATATCCCGGTTAGCCTGCGTGTGGGCATCACCAGCGGTATCGGTTTGTTTATCGGCATGATGGGCCTGAAAAATGCGGGCGTTATCGTGGCGAACAAAGAGACGCTGGTTAGTATCGGTAACCTGACTTCGCATAGCGTTCTGCTGGGCGTGCTTGGTTTCTTTATTATCGCGATCCTCGCGTCCCGTAACATTCATGCCGCGGTGCTGGTTTCTATCGTGGTGACCACGCTGTTGGGCTGGTTGCTGGGCGATGTGCAATACCACGGTATTGTTTCCGCGCCGCCTAGCGTGGCAACGGTCGTCGGCAATGTCGATCTGGCTGGCTCGTTTAATATCGGCCTGGCGGGCGTTATCTTCTCATTCATGCTGGTCAACTTGTTTGACTCCTCCGGTACGCTGATTGGCGTGACCGATAAAGCCGGGCTGGTGGACGAAACCGGCAAGTTCCCACGCATGAAACAAGCGCTGTTTGTGGACAGTATCTCCTCCGTTGCCGGTTCCTTTATCGGTACCTCTTCGGTGACCGCTTATATAGAATCCTCTTCCGGTGTTTCCGTGGGGGGCCGTACTGGCCTGACCGCGGTTGTCGTCGGTCTGCTGTTCCTGCTGGTTATCTTCTTGTCGCCGCTGGCGGGCATGGTTCCGGGTTACGCGGCGGCCGGTGCGCTGATTTACGTTGGCGTGCTGATGACATCCAGCCTGGCGCGTGTGAACTGGCATGATCTGACCGAAGCGGTTCCTGCGTTTATCACTGCGGTGATGATGCCGTTTAGCTTCTCAATTACCGAAGGTATCGCGCTGGGTTTTATCTCTTACTGCGTGATGAAAATCGGTACTGGTCGCCTGCGCGATCTCAGCCCGTGCGTGATGGTGGTTGCGGTGCTGTTCCTGCTGAAAATCGTCTTTATCGACGCGCATTAATGCTTTTATCCCTCTCCCGATTGGGAGAGGGTTTTTTGCTCGTGCTTAACTTAGGGTTAATGCTTTTTCGGCAGGTAGGCTGGTGAAGCGCATCAGGCGGGAAGCGGGATCGTTAGCGCGCGTTTGCACATCCGAAAGATAACG
Coding sequences:
- a CDS encoding NCS2 family permease translates to MSQQQTSQASSQGLLDRVFKLRAHGTTARTEVIAGFTTFLTMVYIVFVNPQILGVAGMDTSAVFVTTCLIAAFGSILMGLVANLPVALAPAMGLNAFFAFVVVGAMGLSWQIGMGAIFWGAVGLLLLTLFRVRYWMIANIPVSLRVGITSGIGLFIGMMGLKNAGVIVANKETLVSIGNLTSHSVLLGVLGFFIIAILASRNIHAAVLVSIVVTTLLGWLLGDVQYHGIVSAPPSVATVVGNVDLAGSFNIGLAGVIFSFMLVNLFDSSGTLIGVTDKAGLVDETGKFPRMKQALFVDSISSVAGSFIGTSSVTAYIESSSGVSVGGRTGLTAVVVGLLFLLVIFLSPLAGMVPGYAAAGALIYVGVLMTSSLARVNWHDLTEAVPAFITAVMMPFSFSITEGIALGFISYCVMKIGTGRLRDLSPCVMVVAVLFLLKIVFIDAH